The following coding sequences are from one Humulus lupulus chromosome X, drHumLupu1.1, whole genome shotgun sequence window:
- the LOC133806203 gene encoding uncharacterized protein LOC133806203, which translates to MVCGGNFRQILPVVPKGTRADIVDVSLNSFYLWSFFKIYQLNQNMRLYNGSVSSSEAAKIASFDKWLLQIGDGSLYDDTDRELIKIPSDIWKNSSKDPMKSIVDAIYPSLLHKYNDLAYLKERAILMPKNEMVHELNEMIMNIIPRKGITYFSSDNICKASINTNDEDLMYPMEFLHNLKINGIPNYDIRLKEGALIMLLRNLNQTKGLCNGTRLIVTHLGKLSIRGDIIYGTNIGQNITIPKIIMSPNESRWPFKLNR; encoded by the coding sequence ATGGTATGTGGTGGCAATTTCCGTCAAATATTGCCAGTTGTCCCAAAGGGTACAAGAGCTGACATTGTTGATGTTTCTCTTAACTCATTCTACTTGTggtcattttttaaaatatatcagCTCAACCAAAATATGAGGCTTTATAATGGAAGTGTAAGTAGCTCTGAAGCTGCTAAAATAGCTTCTTTTGACAAATGGTTGTTGCAGATTGGAGATGGTTCATTATATGATGACACTGATAGAGAATTAATCAAAATTCCTTCTGATATATGGAAAAACTCATCTAAAGATCCAATGAAATCTATAGTTGATGCTATCTACCCTTCACTTTTGCATAAGTACAACGATCTAGCATATTTGAAAGAAAGAGCAATATTAATGCCAAAAAATGAAATGGTTCATGAGTTGAATGAGATGATTATGAATATAATACCAAGAAAAGGGATAACCTATTTCAGCTCTGACAATATATGCAAAGCAAGCATCAACACAAATGATGAAGATCTTATGTACCCAATGGAATTTTTgcataatttgaaaattaatggcaTCCCAAATTATGACATACGACTTAAGGAAGGTGCCCTTATAATGCTTCTTAGAAATCTAAATCAAACAAAAGGTCTATGCAATGGCACAAGGTTGATTGTCACCCATCTTGGTAAATTGTCAATTAGAGGTGACATCATTTATGGAACAAATATTGGTCAGAACATAACAATTCCAAAAATTATCATGTCTCCCAATgaatcaaggtggccattcaagCTCAATAGATGA